In Scyliorhinus canicula chromosome 3, sScyCan1.1, whole genome shotgun sequence, the DNA window TCAATTCTCAGTTCTCCACCGGAGTGCTGGTTGGTCTCTACCTCTTTGAGAATTTTCCTGCGTTAATGATTGGAGTCGGACTCTTCACAAACCTCGTCTACTTTGGCCTATTGCAGACATTTCCATACATCCTGCTGACATCACCCAATTTTATACTGTCCTGTGGTAAGTGCCTTGCCCATTGCTTACTGGCTGACTGTGTGTTCTTCATTGCCAGTTCACTCCTCAAGGTGACTGCGCCTGAGGTATAGATACCTACTAAATGTCCCCGTGCCCCAGGTGTCATTCAGTCTATCTCTCCCcttaaaccctcccctccccgcacttGGTCTGTCTCTCTCATTTTCAGTAGACCCCTCACTCGGTCTgcccctccactccccacaccccaacagtGCTTGATCTACCTCTCCCCTTAGCCCCCACCCCTTCTACAACTGTCCCACCtgccaactcctcccccccactcccatgttctgtctgtccctctcctcCTGTCCCTCCCCTCACATCCACTGCACCCTCTGGATCTGCCCCTCCTTCTTCACCCTCTGTATTCCCCTTCCCTCGTCACTAGGtttacccctccccctcacctcggTGTGCCACCCTCTTCACCTTCAGTCTTCCTCTCCCTACGCTCACTGCTCCATTCCAGTAACAGAGCACTTGGCCCTCCCCATGGTTACCATTCCCCGGCTTTACATTGTTTAATTGATGACTTGTGTGAGTATTGATATACTGAATGTGGTCTATCTGTGGGGGCTGATGATGATTTTACTTGTTCCCCACAGTGCTGGTGGTCTGTAACCATTACCTGGCATTTCAACACTTTGCTGAGGAATACTATCCCTTCGCTGAGGTAAGGGGAGTAGTCGCTGCACTGTGATCAGATAAAGGCAACATGGCTTTATGACAGGggaattgtgtttgacaaatgtGTTCAATTTTTGAGGATGCAACGAGTAAGATACATaaagaggggaaccagtagatgtggcgACTTGGATCTCCAAAAAGCGTTCGATAAGATGTCACACAAGCTGAGGGCTCACGGCGGAAGGGGTAATatataatagcatggatagagggttggttaaCAGACAGGGGTAATatataatagcatggatagagggttggttaaCAGACAGGGGTAATatataatagcatggatagaggattggttaacagacaggggTAATatataatagcatggatagaggattggttaacagacaggggTAATatataatagcatggatagagggttggttaaCAGACAGGGGTAATatataatagcatggatagagggttggttaaCAGACAGGGGTAATatataatagcatggatagaggattggttactataatagcatggatagaggattggttaacagacaggggTAATatataatagcatggatagagggttggttaacagacaggaagcCAAGAGAAGGCATTAACGGGGCTTTCAAGTTGgcaaggctgtgactagtgtagTGTCGCAAAGATCAGTGATGGGCCTCCTCTTTACAGTCTATCAGCTAATTAGTCAGAAATCCAGAGTAATGTATCTGAAGTTTTCTAATGGTACAAAGCTGGATAGAAATGATAGCGGTGAGGAGGACACAGAAAGACTGCAAAGCAGGGTAagtgaatgggctgccagagggcaGATGAATTATAGCATGGAAAGATTATTAACTTTAattgtaagaatagaaaagcattttttaaaaaaaacattttattaaggcatttatggtttgaTAACAATAAACGATACAGATACAGATGTAAAGATAGTTCAGTGCATAACCCATCCATTCATCTCTCACTGTTCGCCTACTCTAAACACAAAATATCCTAACTCTCCCCTACCCCATcatattgaatctgctgacagtttagttttctccgaagaagttgataaacggctgccacctccgaacgttgatcctctcagaattttctcaagccttaagaaacccagccatgtcactaacacaGATTCTGGGGGCTTCGAGTCTCTCCACACTCGTAAGATCCATCTTCGGgcgaccaaggaggcaaaggccaaaacgtcagcctctctcgccccctggactcccggatctttcgacactccaaaaatcgccacctctcgaCTCGTTGCCATCTTCGTTTttagcaccatggacatgacatctgcaaatccctgccagtaacccctaagcttcgggcatgcccaaaacatatggacatggtttgctggtcctcccgcacacctcgcacatctgtcctccatcccaatgaacttgctcatccaggccaacATCATGTGTGTCCGGTGAATCATCTTGaaatgtatcaggctgagcctggcacatgaggacgtgttgactctactcagaatATCCtccccacagacccgcctctacctcccctcccagctcatcttcccatttagctTAAGTTCACCTTTTTTGAGCTTCTTctcactccataagttctttatttATTTCCGaaactttcccctcccccacccctgccctgtaTCCCCCAGTggtggtagaagcggaaaggtcggaACCTGCCTTCGCGCAAACTCCCTTATCTGCAGATattgaaacccattcccacccggcaattcAAGCTCCTCCTCCGAATCCTCTAAAcgtggaaagctcccatcaataaatagatcctCCAGCCTCTCAATTCCTGCTCATTGccttcgaaccccccccccccccccccccccccatctagccttcctgggacaaaccggtggttgccataaattggagcccacacagacgctccctccactcccgtATGCTTccgccattgcccccagactccttGGGCctccactaccactgggcttgtggagtaccgggctgaTGAGAATGACAGGGgagccattaccaatgcccctaaacttgtgcccttacatgatgctgcctctactcactcccacaccgaccctccccccactacccacttcctaatcatggctatatttgccgcccagtaatagttcctaaagttcggcagtgccagcccacccccTGCTCGGCTCCCCTCCAGCAGCACTTTCCTTACTCGCGGAggtttacccacccacacaaacccagagatcaccctATTCACCCGCTTAGAAAAGGTCTTTggtttaaaaatagggaggcactggaaaacaaagaaatctcaGGAGGGCCGTCATCTTTAcgatctgtaccctccccgccagtgacaacgggagcatgtcccaccttcgaaaGTCCTCCTTCGCTTGTTCAACTAACCGGGTCAAAGTTAATTTATGTAATTGCTCCCATTCCCgagccacctgaattcccaaataacggaaactccctcccaccacttttaaACGGCtgctcccccagtctcctctcttgccccctcgcctggatgacaaaaacctcgctcttacccagattcagctCGTACcctgagaaccgaccaaattcccctaagattgAGAGaaatcaatcccccccccccacaacaggtcAGAGATATATATgagtaggtcgtctgcatacaatgagaccctgtgttccacccccccccccccccccccccccccccgaccttgtgttccacaccccccacccccaggagaatgtttttttaaaaggtgtgaacggtgtaaatgttgatgttcagcgAGACTTGGGTGTGTTTGTGCAGAGAGGAAAGAACGttagcatgtaggtgcagcaagcagttaggaaggtaagtagcgtgttggcctttattgtaagGAGATTGGAGCACAAAGAAGGCTTGCTGCAATTGTCCagagttttggtgagaccacacctggaaagcAGTTTTGGTCAACCTATTTAAGGAAGgggatacttgcattggaggcgggACAATGATGGTTCACTGGATTGGCCCCTGGGATGGGGATGTTGTCCAATAGTGCGAGGCTCAGTAAGTTGGACCTGCATTTTCTGGAGGTGAACTCATTGAAACACGTAAGACTCTGCAGCGACTCGACAGGGTGAACATGGAGAGGTGGTTTTCCCTGGCTGCTGAATCTGGAACATGGTAACAAtcctttaggactgagatgaggaggaattacttcacgcAAAGATTTGTGAATCTTGGAGTTCGGACGTGgttatttaaggctgggatgtttgaattgagggatatggggagccggtgggaaagtggagttgaagtccaTGGGCTGCCATGGCCGTGTTGGAGGGTAGAGTTGGCTTGACAGACCGGGCAGTCTAATCTGTTATGTCCTTATGTGGGTGGCAGTGTCTGAGCTGTTTTGTGACACTGATGAACCCATATTGTGACTAGCCCATCTTTCTCCTCCAACAGAATTGAGTAactggggtgtgggggcagcattttcccagccggggggggggggggagagcgacacACTTTTATTAATTTACCAACCTGTTAAATTGCCAAGTTTATCATTTGGTTACTCAGTTATCTCATTCTTCTGTGTTCTGTCAGGTACTGGCTTACTTCACACTCTGCCTGTGGGTCACCCCTTTCTCCTTCTTCGTGTCGCTGTCTGCCGGTGAGAATGTCCTTCCATCCACAATTCAGCATGGAGGTGAGTGTGAGTAACGTGGCTCATTAAACACTGGCAACACCTTGATTTGTGAAATTAGTTCAGCCCAGCGGGCCGGCGGGGTGGTTTGGTGcagtgggttggggtgggagggatgtCGGAGGGGCGCCGTgggttgggggtcggggggggcgccgtgggtcggggggggcgtcgtgggtcggggggggggcgccgtgggtcggggggggggccgtgggtcgggggggggggccgtgggtcggggggggcgccGTGGGTCGTGGGGGGCgccgtgggtcgggggggggcgccgtgggtccgggggggggggggtgccgtggGTCGGGGGGGCGCCGTGGATCGTGGGGGGCGCCGTGGGTCGGAGGGGAGCAACGGTTCGGGTATCTGGGGGTCAGTTTGGGGCAGTGGTTCAGGTTTCGGCAGGTTTGTTAGGTGCAGTGGTTCTGGCTCGGAGAGGCGTTGTGGCTCAGGGTTGGGGGTCGGAGGGGCGCAGGGGGTCGGAGGTCGGGGTGCGCAGTGTGTCGGGTGTCGGAGGGGCGCAGTGTGTTGGGGGCCAGAGGGGCGCAGGGGTTTGTGTGTCGTTTTGGGGCAGTGGTTTGCGGGACAGAGGATTGCTTTAAGGTTTCCTTCATTTTCCACAGACGATGTTGTGTCAAACTACTTCACAAAGGGCAAGAGGAGCAAGAGATCGGGAATCCTGGTGATCTTCACCTTCATCAAAGAGGCAATCCTGCCCAGTCGACAGAAGATATACTGACAGCCACCAAGTGTGTATCTTGACCAGCACTAACAGAACTGACAGacagggtggaggagggtggagcaGAGAGACCAAGAGACTTACTAACGTGGAGGATGATCAGCTCCTACCTTGGACTTTAATTTGGAATtactttttgatttttttttggttcTGTAAATGGTCGCTCCTCCCTGAAGAAATATCATTTGAAGATGattttaaacattatttttgCACCGATTTTTGGACGGCCACAAAAAACGAATCTTGTTCCATTTGGAGAGGACTCAATTGAAGCTCCCCACGCGATGTATTCCGTGTAAACGTTGCCATTTTATAATGGAGTGGATAATTACTGTATATGCTCATTGATGCTTCCAGTAAATCTTGTTCAGTTTAAAGCAAATTTCACTTTGGTTCTACTTAAAGGCAGTGCCTCTCCTCCCCCTCGGCTACTTTCAAAGATGACCCTCTCTCCTTGCTTTCTGTGAATTCCTTTTCCAGTTGGTAGAACATACCTTTTGTTATAGAGTCATagtggtctacagcacagaaaaggcctttcggcccgctGAGACTGTGCCAGTcggaaacaaccacctaaccattctgatcccattttccatcaCTTGCTCCATAGCCTTGACatagcaagtgcacatctaaacacttctttaatgtttgttttaaaatatattttattccacacACGATCAAACATAACATCTCAAAATAAACATGATACACACAGTTtgttcatttcccccccccccccccccccctcttttaaaccagcccctctcacaCCTCTCGAACGCATCTTCTACTCCTGGGGAAAATTGCACTCCTCCGGGTCCCAGGCATGTGAACCccatgtaccaccttaaactgtgtgAGGCTCACCCTTGCACACTCCTAACTCCCCACCCCATCTCGatccccaacccttcctcccacttccgcctGATCCGTTCCACTCGTGAGGTCCCCTTCCACCAAAAAACCTGTAGATATCTCCAAATCTCCCCCACTCATCAGGGACCAGCAACTTCTCTAACAACGTATAGTTCTGCGCAAAGTCCCACAGCTCCCAGtatctaaactcattccctctcgGTAACTTTAACCTCTCTCGCACTTCCTGCAAACTTGCCCCCTCTATCCCtttcccctcaccacctcccatccatctcccacccccccccccccccccgccccgtataAATATCTGGGTCCCACTTATTGGATACTGAAAAATGCCCTAGTTTAAAgtgcctccccctcccacaaccaccaccaccgtctcaacttctcagcatttgctgcccaatagtaatgaaACAGGTTTGAGGGtgtcagctcaccctcccactttcTTTGCAACGAGGTTCTTCTGAccctggatgctggaatctatcatcaaggaagaaattgcgaggcatctggatagaaattgtcccattgggcagatgcagcatgggttcataaagggcaggtcgtgcctaactagtggaattttttgaggacattaccagtgcagtagataacggggagtcaatggatgtggtatatctggatttccagaaagcctttgacaaggtgccacacaaaatgttgctgcataagataaagatgcatggcattaagggtaaagtagtaggggcctcacggtaataggggcctcacggtagcatggtggttagcatcaatgcttcacagctccagggtcccaggttcgattcccggctgggtcactgtctgtgtggagtctgcacgtcctccccgtgtgtgcgtgggtttcctccgggtgctccggtttcctcctacagtccaaagatgtgcgggttaggtggattggccatgctaaattgcccgtagtgtaaggttaatggggggattgttcggttacgggtatacgggttacgtgggtttaagtagggtgatcattgctcggcacaacatcgagggccgaagggcctgttctgtgctgtactgttctatgttctatgtctatgttctagtagcatggatagaggattggttaattaatagaaagcaaagagtggggattaatgggtgtttctctggttggcaatcagtagctagtggtgtccctcagggatccgtgttgggcccacaattgttcacaatttacatagatgatttggagttggggaccaagggcaatgtgtccaagtttgcagatggcactaagatgagcggtaaagcgaaaagtgcagaggatactggaagtctgcagagggatttggataggttaagtaaatgggctagggtctggcagatggaatacaatgttgacaaatgtgaggttatccattttggtaggaataacagcaaacgggattattattcaaatgataaaatattaaagcatgctgctgtgcagagagacctgggtgtgctagtgcatgagtcacagaaagttggtttacaggtgccacaggtgattaaggcggcaaatggaattttgtccttcattgctagagggatggagtttaagactagggaggttatgctgcaattgtataaggtgttagtgaggccacacctggagtattgtgttaagttttggtctccttacttgagaaaggatgtactggcactggagggtgtgcaggggctggaggggctggtttagctcacttggctaaatcgctggcttttaaagcagaccaagcaggccagcagcacggttcgattcccgtaccagcctccccggacaggcgctggaatgtggtgactaggggcttttcacagtaacttcattgaagcctactcgtgacaataaagcgattttcattttcatttcagtggagattcactaggttaatcccagagttgaagggattggattatgaggagaggttgagtagattgggactgtactcatttgaatttagaaggatgaggggggatcttatagaaacatttaaaattatgaagggaatagataggatagatgcgggcaggttgtttccactggcgggtgaaagcagaactagggggcatagcctcaaaataaggggaagtagatttaggactgagtttaggaggaacttcttcacccaaagtgttgtgaatctatggaattccttgcccagtgaagcagttgaggctccttcattaaatgtttttaaaataaagttagatagttttttgaagaattcaATTTATACCTGGAAAATGCTCCAAATTTCCCCAACTGGTCAATAATTCTCTATACTTTCCAATGGATTCACTACACACAGCAATAAATCATTGGCATATATCGACACACTATGCTCTCCATCCTCTCTTGCAATCCTCTGGCATTAATTCGGAGCGCAATTGCCAAGGGTTCAATCGCCAACGTTAACAACAATGGTGACAACGGACATCCCTGCCCTgtacagtctaaaatagcccAAATTAGTCTCATTTGTTTTCGCCCTCGCCATGGGGGACATGTACTATCGCCGTACCCAAGCAATAAACTTCATCCCGAAACTAAACCTTCCAAGGGTCTCAAACAAGTAcagccactccacctggtcaaaggccttatCCGTGTTCATTGATAGGCTTCCGGCACTTTCCTCCCCCCGCGTAGGGATCATAATCGCATTCAATGATCTCCTGATATTACTGGGCAGCTGCAGTCCCTTCAAGAGCCCCGTCGGGTCCTCTGAGACCACATCCAGC includes these proteins:
- the tex261 gene encoding protein TEX261: MCFSLSTAAGLYYLAELIEEYTVITSRIIKYMIWFSTGVLVGLYLFENFPALMIGVGLFTNLVYFGLLQTFPYILLTSPNFILSCVLVVCNHYLAFQHFAEEYYPFAEVLAYFTLCLWVTPFSFFVSLSAGENVLPSTIQHGDDVVSNYFTKGKRSKRSGILVIFTFIKEAILPSRQKIY